The Coffea arabica cultivar ET-39 chromosome 1e, Coffea Arabica ET-39 HiFi, whole genome shotgun sequence genome has a window encoding:
- the LOC113716340 gene encoding NAC domain-containing protein 4-like produces MGLRDIGATLPPGFRFYPSDEELVCHYLYKKIANGEVSRDTLVEIDLHTCEPWQLPDVAKLNSNEWYFFSFRDRKYATGFRTNRATTTGYWKATGKDRTVLDPTRRSIVGMRKTLVFYRNRAPNGIKTGWIMHEFRLENPHVPPKEDWVLCRVFHKAKVESADNDVYDATAAGGGCGGGGDISPTFAASPPNIDHCTTGGYNQNSSFSQSPPHQSQNSSSTAALPNMMSAVLSRNYLQSSSQELCVTPSRNDQMVHSKSELDEYGFLFNMNFGEANLRDGGVPSGLEEMHFDDDSSLVFI; encoded by the exons ATGGGTCTAAGAGACATTGGAGCAACTTTGCCTCCAGGTTTCAGATTTTACCCTAGCGACGAAGAATTGGTATGCCACTATCTCtacaaaaaaattgcaaatgGAGAGGTTTCCAGAGATACCCTAGTGGAAATTGACCTCCATACTTGTGAGCCATGGCAGCTTCCTG ATGTGGCAAAGCTGAACTCAAACGAGTGGTACTTCTTCAGCTTTCGGGATCGCAAGTATGCAACCGGCTTCCGAACTAACAGGGCGACAACCACGGGCTACTGGAAGGCAACCGGTAAAGATCGTACGGTGCTGGATCCCACGAGAAGAAGCATAGTAGGGATGAGAAAGACGCTGGTTTTCTACAGAAATAGAGCTCCAAACGGGATCAAAACGGGTTGGATCATGCATGAATTTCGCCTCGAGAACCCTCACGTACCACCTAAG GAAGATTGGGTGCTGTGCAGAGTATTTCACAAAGCCAAAGTCGAAAGCGCCGATAATGACGTGTATGATGCGACGGCTGCTGGTGGTGGCTGTGGCGGAGGGGGTGATATTTCTCCCACTTTCGCTGCGTCTCCTCCCAATATTGATCATTGTACGACGGGAGGCTATAACCAGAATTCTTCGTTCTCCCAAAGTCCACCCCATCAAAGCCAGAACTCCAGCAGCACTGCTGCTCTTCCAAACATGATGTCCGCTGTGTTGAGTCGCAATTATCTCCAGTCGTCATCTCAGGAATTATGTGTAACTCCGTCGCGGAATGATCAGATGGTGCATTCCAAGTCGGAGCTGGATGAGTATGGATTTCTCTTTAACATGAACTTTGGAGAAGCAAATTTGAGAGATGGAGGAGTCCCTTCAGGTCTTGAGGAAATGCACTTTGACGACGACAGCAGCCTGGTTTTCATTTAA